A genomic segment from Flavobacterium inviolabile encodes:
- a CDS encoding chloramphenicol acetyltransferase, producing MKEINLSDWKRKDHYAFFSQFEEPFFGVTLKIDCTQAYDFAKEQEQSFFLLYLYRALKAANSIEEFRYRIVDKKVVLFDTVTASATINRPDGTFGFSYMDYHEDEKVFQEKASEEMDAVRNSTGLVPAVSGENVIHCSAAPWLDFTALSHARSFTFPDSSPKISFGKWTEENGVKTMPVSIHAHHGLMDGYHIGLFIEAFQHLMNTIKN from the coding sequence ATGAAAGAAATAAACTTATCAGACTGGAAACGCAAAGATCATTATGCTTTTTTCTCACAATTTGAAGAACCATTTTTTGGGGTAACCTTAAAGATCGATTGTACACAGGCTTATGATTTTGCTAAAGAGCAGGAACAGTCGTTTTTCTTATTGTATCTTTATCGTGCTTTAAAAGCAGCCAACAGTATTGAAGAATTCCGTTACCGTATTGTCGATAAAAAAGTAGTACTGTTTGATACGGTTACTGCATCGGCAACAATTAACCGTCCGGATGGAACCTTCGGATTTTCCTATATGGATTATCACGAGGATGAAAAAGTATTTCAGGAAAAAGCGTCAGAAGAAATGGATGCAGTACGAAACAGTACCGGATTGGTACCGGCCGTTTCCGGTGAAAATGTTATTCACTGTTCGGCAGCACCCTGGCTGGATTTTACAGCATTGTCACATGCCAGAAGTTTTACGTTTCCGGACAGCAGTCCGAAAATTTCTTTTGGAAAATGGACGGAAGAAAATGGCGTTAAAACAATGCCGGTTTCCATTCACGCACATCACGGTTTGATGGATGGTTACCATATCGGGCTTTTTATTGAAGCATTCCAGCACTTAATGAACACGATTAAAAATTAA
- a CDS encoding GNAT family N-acetyltransferase, producing MEISIRQEKPEDIAAVFKLNVAAFPQDGEAKLVDALRRNSEVFIPELSLVAVSGNTVVGHILFTMIKIIAADGKEFESLALAPMAVSPEFQKQGIGGLLIQAGLQKAKASGFTSVIVLGHEHYYPKFGFEPTEKWQIKAPFDVPAAVFMGIELEDQALQNKSGTVQYPKEFEAV from the coding sequence ATGGAAATAAGCATCAGGCAGGAAAAACCAGAAGACATTGCTGCAGTATTCAAGCTCAACGTTGCCGCTTTCCCACAGGATGGAGAAGCAAAGCTGGTTGATGCGCTGCGCCGCAATAGCGAGGTCTTTATCCCGGAACTTTCTTTAGTTGCCGTATCCGGTAATACGGTTGTAGGGCATATATTGTTTACCATGATTAAAATTATAGCTGCCGATGGTAAGGAATTTGAAAGTCTGGCACTGGCACCCATGGCGGTAAGCCCTGAATTTCAAAAGCAGGGTATCGGAGGACTGCTCATACAGGCAGGACTTCAAAAAGCAAAAGCATCAGGATTCACTTCGGTTATTGTATTGGGACACGAACACTACTATCCGAAATTTGGTTTTGAGCCTACAGAAAAATGGCAAATAAAAGCACCTTTTGATGTTCCGGCAGCCGTTTTTATGGGCATTGAACTGGAAGACCAGGCTTTGCAAAATAAAAGCGGAACCGTGCAGTACCCGAAAGAATTTGAAGCGGTATAA